One segment of Curtobacterium poinsettiae DNA contains the following:
- a CDS encoding TetR/AcrR family transcriptional regulator: MLVEPGTPSAAPRPATVSETELEVTPRRRRGRPNVLSREQVIDAATTIANEDGLDRLSFRALGVRLGVAPMTVHRTIGGLDDLHAELVRRTVDEFTATFVWPDEWHAVVRTFATTFRDLMRTHPLVLESHSQRAPLASTESDAVVAKVVGALQDAGLPPAEAMYTFFVVYDFVVGHAGVQVGRGDSEAGRPERHRLVGEILGEHSYDDRFALGLDILIAGIESRIAHGVRTA; encoded by the coding sequence GTGCTCGTCGAACCCGGAACCCCGTCCGCCGCGCCCCGACCCGCCACGGTGTCGGAGACGGAGCTCGAGGTGACGCCGCGACGACGCCGAGGCCGCCCGAACGTGCTGTCCCGCGAGCAGGTGATCGACGCCGCCACGACGATCGCGAACGAGGACGGCCTCGACCGCCTGTCCTTCCGGGCGCTGGGCGTGCGGCTCGGGGTCGCCCCGATGACCGTGCACCGGACGATCGGCGGCCTGGACGACCTGCACGCCGAGCTCGTCCGCCGCACCGTCGACGAGTTCACCGCCACCTTCGTCTGGCCGGACGAGTGGCACGCCGTCGTCCGCACGTTCGCCACGACGTTCCGTGACCTGATGCGGACCCATCCGCTCGTGCTCGAGTCGCACAGCCAGCGCGCCCCGCTCGCCTCGACCGAGTCCGACGCCGTCGTGGCGAAGGTCGTCGGTGCTCTGCAGGACGCCGGGCTGCCGCCGGCCGAGGCGATGTACACCTTCTTCGTCGTGTACGACTTCGTGGTCGGGCACGCCGGGGTGCAGGTCGGACGTGGCGACTCCGAGGCCGGCCGACCCGAGCGGCACCGGTTGGTGGGCGAGATCCTCGGCGAGCACTCCTACGACGACCGGTTCGCGCTCGGCCTCGACATCCTGATCGCCGGCATCGAGTCGCGCATCGCCCACGGGGTCCGCACCGCCTGA
- a CDS encoding TrmH family RNA methyltransferase: MTTAPEPSHELTTNGVGPHPEPWPDDPRLDPELLAAGDSRNVLDRYRYWSMDAIVAELDTRRHAFDVAIENWQHDLNIGSIVRSANAFLAGTVHIIGRRRWNKRGAMVTDRYQHVRYHPDVEAFLAAMAEEQRPVVAIDNTPGAERIETATIPERCVFLFGQEGPGLTEQAVAGAGAHLEITQFGSTRSINASAAAAIVMHSWIVQHAEPPGTTS; this comes from the coding sequence GTGACCACTGCGCCCGAACCGTCGCACGAGCTGACGACCAACGGGGTGGGGCCGCACCCGGAACCCTGGCCGGACGACCCGAGGCTCGACCCGGAGCTGCTGGCCGCCGGGGACTCCCGGAACGTGCTCGACCGCTATCGGTACTGGTCGATGGACGCGATCGTCGCCGAGCTCGACACCCGACGACACGCGTTCGACGTGGCGATCGAGAACTGGCAGCACGACCTGAACATCGGCTCGATCGTCCGGAGCGCCAACGCGTTCCTGGCCGGCACCGTGCACATCATCGGGCGACGCCGGTGGAACAAGCGCGGGGCGATGGTCACCGACCGCTACCAGCACGTCCGCTACCACCCCGACGTCGAGGCGTTCCTCGCCGCGATGGCCGAGGAGCAGCGTCCCGTCGTCGCCATCGACAACACCCCCGGTGCCGAGCGCATCGAGACCGCGACGATCCCGGAGCGCTGCGTGTTCCTGTTCGGGCAGGAGGGCCCCGGGCTGACCGAGCAGGCGGTCGCCGGTGCCGGCGCACACCTCGAGATCACGCAGTTCGGGTCGACGCGGAGCATCAACGCCTCGGCCGCCGCGGCGATCGTCATGCACTCGTGGATCGTGCAGCACGCGGAGCCGCCCGGCACGACTTCGTGA
- a CDS encoding LacI family DNA-binding transcriptional regulator: MGDGKPATIYDVAARAGVSKSLVSLVLQRSPRVSDQRRAAVLKAIQELDYRPSTAAVSLAGTRSRTIGVVLDDFRNQWFVDLLTGLRESLQDQGHRLVVADRFLNTGLDASPVEGFLSMRVEGIVIAGEPTTDLAIPASMPLVIAGGRVAIPRADTVANDDHAGGGIAAHHLLDLGHTRLGFVGASSAASSERRSGFEQAAATRASVVTTVLPGEPTEEAGSRALGMLLDEHPDVTAVFAANDVMALGALSELAERGLRVPEDVSVIGYDDTPVAAMRYVGLTSIDDRSVEIGRGAGERLLARIADPRMAASELLVEPRLVARRTTATR; the protein is encoded by the coding sequence ATGGGAGACGGCAAGCCCGCGACCATCTACGACGTCGCCGCACGCGCCGGGGTCTCGAAGTCCCTCGTCTCCCTCGTGCTGCAGCGCTCCCCCCGGGTCAGCGACCAGCGCCGGGCAGCCGTGCTCAAGGCCATCCAGGAGCTCGACTACCGCCCCTCGACCGCGGCCGTCTCCCTCGCCGGCACGCGCAGCCGCACCATCGGCGTGGTGCTCGACGACTTCCGGAACCAGTGGTTCGTCGACCTGCTCACCGGCCTGCGCGAGAGCCTGCAGGACCAGGGGCACCGGCTCGTGGTGGCCGACCGGTTCCTCAACACGGGGCTCGATGCCTCTCCGGTCGAGGGCTTCCTGTCGATGCGCGTCGAGGGCATCGTGATCGCCGGCGAACCCACCACCGACCTCGCGATCCCCGCCTCGATGCCGCTCGTCATCGCCGGCGGCCGCGTCGCGATCCCCCGCGCCGACACCGTGGCGAACGACGACCACGCCGGTGGCGGCATCGCGGCGCACCACCTGCTCGACCTCGGCCACACCCGCCTCGGGTTCGTCGGTGCGAGCTCGGCGGCCTCGTCCGAACGCCGGTCCGGGTTCGAGCAGGCCGCGGCGACACGTGCGTCCGTCGTCACGACGGTGCTGCCCGGCGAACCCACCGAAGAGGCCGGTTCCCGCGCCCTCGGCATGCTCCTCGACGAGCACCCGGACGTCACCGCCGTCTTCGCCGCGAACGACGTGATGGCCCTCGGCGCCCTGTCCGAACTCGCCGAACGCGGGTTGCGCGTCCCCGAGGACGTCTCCGTCATCGGCTACGACGACACCCCGGTGGCGGCGATGCGGTACGTCGGCCTGACGAGCATCGACGACCGCAGTGTCGAGATCGGCCGTGGCGCCGGGGAGCGCCTGCTGGCCCGCATCGCCGATCCACGGATGGCCGCCTCGGAACTCCTCGTCGAACCCCGCCTGGTCGCGCGACGCACCACCGCCACGCGCTGA
- a CDS encoding endonuclease domain-containing protein, which yields MPIAQPRRRGVVGHRITPDRARVTERWGMPTSTPAALWVDCGAVLSVDQLVVLGDAIVTERRCGTTIDDLAAAVALAGARSGVRRLRVALELVRVGAGSPQETRARLAIVRAGLPEPDLQVDVLDEVGRFVGRVDMAYPERRIVIEYEGDHHRTDAEQWSRDLRRYREMERLGWAVVRWTKSDLDTPAFGAVVQLRSLLARRG from the coding sequence GTGCCGATCGCACAACCGCGACGCCGCGGGGTCGTCGGGCACCGCATCACACCGGACCGTGCCCGGGTGACGGAGCGGTGGGGGATGCCGACGAGCACGCCCGCGGCGCTGTGGGTGGATTGCGGCGCCGTGCTCTCGGTCGACCAGCTCGTCGTACTCGGGGACGCCATCGTCACGGAACGACGGTGTGGGACGACGATCGACGACCTCGCTGCCGCCGTCGCCCTGGCCGGCGCACGATCGGGTGTCCGACGACTGCGGGTCGCGCTCGAGCTCGTGCGGGTGGGTGCTGGCTCGCCCCAGGAGACCCGGGCACGACTGGCGATCGTCCGCGCGGGGCTGCCCGAGCCCGACCTGCAGGTCGACGTGCTCGACGAAGTCGGTCGGTTCGTCGGCCGCGTCGACATGGCCTACCCGGAGCGGCGCATCGTCATCGAGTACGAGGGCGACCACCATCGGACCGACGCCGAGCAGTGGAGCCGTGACCTCCGCCGCTACCGCGAGATGGAACGACTCGGCTGGGCGGTCGTCCGGTGGACGAAGTCCGACCTCGACACCCCGGCGTTCGGCGCGGTCGTACAGCTGAGGTCGCTGCTCGCGCGCCGGGGGTAG
- a CDS encoding NAD-dependent epimerase/dehydratase family protein, with protein MATLLITGAAGRIGSALRPRLRSAGHDLVLLDEQQPHDPIGAGERFVPGSVNDPAALDDALAGVDTVVHLAGIPTEAAWDDLIAANLTGTKNVLERAAAAGVLRVVQASSIHAVGLVPEPLDQPGSVTGDRLPRPDTYYGVTKAAMELLGSLFVDRYEMSIVSARIGAFGALPPTTRALLMWTSPDDLTRLVLATVALRDPGHHVVWALSRNTGSPADLSAGERIGFHPLDDASAVLDADARAALPTDDLRTLGGGMVHQPLGERPS; from the coding sequence ATGGCGACGCTGCTCATCACCGGAGCCGCGGGTCGCATCGGGAGCGCCCTGCGTCCTCGCCTGCGGTCCGCGGGACACGACCTCGTGCTGCTCGACGAACAGCAGCCCCACGATCCGATCGGCGCCGGGGAACGGTTCGTGCCCGGTTCGGTGAACGACCCGGCAGCGCTGGACGATGCGCTCGCCGGGGTCGACACCGTGGTCCACCTGGCGGGCATCCCGACCGAGGCCGCTTGGGACGATCTGATCGCGGCGAACCTGACCGGCACGAAGAACGTGCTCGAACGGGCGGCCGCCGCCGGCGTGCTCCGGGTCGTGCAGGCCAGTTCGATCCACGCAGTGGGGCTGGTGCCCGAACCCCTCGACCAGCCTGGGAGCGTGACCGGCGACCGGCTGCCCCGTCCGGACACGTACTACGGCGTGACGAAGGCGGCCATGGAACTGCTCGGCAGCCTGTTCGTCGATCGGTACGAGATGTCGATCGTGTCCGCGCGCATCGGTGCGTTCGGTGCGCTGCCGCCGACGACCCGGGCGCTGCTCATGTGGACCTCGCCCGACGACCTGACGCGCCTGGTGCTCGCGACCGTGGCGCTCCGTGACCCCGGGCACCACGTGGTCTGGGCCCTGTCGCGGAACACCGGGTCGCCGGCTGACCTGTCCGCCGGGGAGCGCATCGGGTTCCACCCCCTCGACGACGCCTCCGCGGTGCTCGATGCAGACGCCCGTGCTGCCCTGCCGACCGACGACCTGCGCACCCTCGGCGGCGGGATGGTGCACCAGCCGCTCGGCGAACGTCCTTCGTGA